The nucleotide window CTGACCGGGGGGATCAGTACAAGGCAGAACAGGATGAGGCAGAGAAGCGCGTTGGAAATTAATTGTTTTGCCATGAATCCTCTTCTCCCATAAACGCATGTGGATGAACGAATGCACAACCCGCACGAATGTAAATGATGGGCAATTTCCCTATTGGCTGGTAAAATGTTAGCTGGTTATACATGGATGGTCCCAATCAGAGTCTATGATCACTGTTTGAAGTTATTGTATTAATAGATTCTCTATATTGGTTATACAAATAAATAATACATAACCCTTTCCTTGTACCTGCAGCAAACATCCCCGGTGAGTGCGGGGAGCGAACCGCGCATTTTTCGATGTAACTAAAAAATGATATCAGACCCACCAGATGTCCTGTGCGCAAGAGCAAGAGCAAGAGCGGAAGCGATCCCGTGGACCATTATACTTCCGGACTAGCCTCAATCCCCCCTATCGTTATGCCGCAGCCATTCTCCGGGATTTAAAGCGGGATCTGAATTTTGCGTTCAGATCCGTTCCGGTACGGTGTCTGCCGGAATCAGATCCTAAGCGTTACACCCACAACCCGGGAGCGGCTGCCACCGGGATGAACGATTAACGAAAAAAAATGCATCAATTTTGTCCAGTGATGAGATCCTTCAAACCTGTATGAACCTGAAGAATACCGGTGTCTCCCATCACTTTTTGAGCAGCGCATTATTTCGAGCTGTCGTACCCGCAACGCTTACACTTGTAACTTCCATCAGGTTTCAGAACAATCTTGGGATCCTGGCACCGGTCACAGACCGGACGATCATGCTTTACTTTGATCTTCTGGGGTTCTTTATCCATGCGAAAAGGTTACCCCGTCACCCTATAAAGATGTGCTGCCGGCTGTGACCTCCATGCAGACCCGGCTCCCATTAACCGGCATATGTTGGACAACAACAATCTGCACCGGAATTTCCTGTTATTTTTTGAAACCTGCACACTCCATAAAACTGTGACATATTTTTCTTTACACCCTTATGCGGGACTCCCGGGTGAACCTGGTTGGAACAAAGAACCGCACCCCCCGATATTCATGCTCGGGTAAGGGAAGCAAAAACATTCCCGGATATCAGGAGCACGAATGCTGGCAGTGCATGGTGTTGAATCGAATAGCGGGTAAAAAATCTGACGCTTTCAATCAGAACCAATCCGGCGGTCTTTATCGATGGATCCCCATTTGGTAAAATGGGGCAGACTGGATCTTCCCGCCACCATTATCCCGCTCCCCGCCCAAGTAATAGCTGCGTATGTCGCCCGACCCAGAACCCGAAGAACCGGGCACCCCGGAAAATTTCAACGACCTTTATTACTTCTCTGAATTCTGGCAGGACCTTCCCTGGTCCCCGTGGGTCCCGTTCGATGCTCCGAGAGAATTTTTCTACATTCCCAAAGAGCCCGGTATCTATCGCATCCGGCCCGTCGGGAAAGATTTCCTGGTATACATCAGTGAAACGAACCGGACCCTCCACCAGCGCCTCGGCGAACTGCGCCAGAGCCTCCGGAGGACCGACCTGATGCCCTGGAACGATCCCGACACCTCCGCGCCTCCGCTCTGGGCCTGGAGGGATGCCGAAAGATACCAGTATGAATGTTCAGCTGCACCCCTGGATGCATCCCCGGCGGGACGCCGGGCAATGGAGAGTTTCCTCATTTACCAGTACCGGCAGGAAGTAAAGGAGTCCCCGCTCTGCAACTTCGGCCGGTTCCACCCACGGTACCGGCGTTCAACGAACAAGAGCGGGAACCTGCGGGGCGGAAAACTCCTGGACAATCAGAAGGACAACCCGGCCGGATGGCCCAGTATCCCCCCGCTCAGCCCAGCCGGAAAACCCGGGGACCCGGACTGGATGGAGCTGGAATGGACCCCGGCAAAACCTTTTACACCGGAAAATATCGAGACCATTTTGCCGGGAGCAGGGCTCTACCTTCTTACCGATGCTGGATCGCAGGAGATTCTGTTCATAGGCCAGGCCCCTGACTGTAAGAAGAGGCTGCTCGTCCAGTGCGGGAAAGAATGGGATGATCGCACACTTGAGTTCTCGTACCAGCCCCTTGGCGAGAATGTGTTCCTGCACAATCTCCGGGAACTGGAAAACGATCTCATCGGGAATTTTTTCGAGCACTACCGGAAAGCTCCGGAGTTCCAGTTCCGGGCCAGCCGGTGAGAAAACGAACTTTTTTAAACACCGTTTCCGGTTTTTTTATCTTTTTCATGTCTGATTTCTGTAGCGGCATTCAGCACAATTACTAAAGATAATCACATCTTCGGAGGGGCTTGTGGATAATGCCGGTTCTGGGATGAACCGGTTTTAAAATTCTTGCCCGAATATATGACGCTCATATTCACATTCTGCGGGCATTTCACGGTCACGGACGGGGGAAAATACCTGCAAAAACCGGGTCGGTTGGACGACCGTTAAGAGTCATTCTATGCGGTCGATTCCAGCGGTATTTTGGCAAACGGGGCAATATTCCGGTACATTTTTTTCAGGACCCGAATTTGGGCCCGATTTGCAGTCCACCACGAGAGCCGGGAATTTTCGGAATGGAAACGGGGCCCGATACAAGCGTATTCTGGATGGGGGGAATGGTGTGGGATTCCGGGGTCTTGTTGAGAGGAATTTCAACATTACTTATTCTTTGTAAAGGATACCCCAGTATCCGGGTATTTTCTGAAGAGTAAAGTGCCAACCCAGCCCCTGACATCTATCTTTTACAATAGTCCGCCCCCCTTTGCGCCAGCCCTGCCCCCATTGGGGGCGGGGGCGCATGCGATTTCTCGGTATTACCAAAAATCCCGATTCAGGTAATACAGCACTATCGCAACCGGGGCGCCATAGCGGCGGGGCGAAGCCCCTGAAGCGTCAGTATTTCCGCTCCAAAACGAATTTCTTTTTTGCATTAAATTTTTGGCAGGTATTTTTTACCTTTTTTCACTCAGTAAATCCATCCTGGGTTCAGCGGCTGGAATAGTACATTACCCTTTCTGAAATATCCACGCACAGGATGCCGATTTCCGGCTTTCCGGATCCGTGGATGACAATTCGCAAAAATGAGGGTAAGGTTCGCCGGATTTGCGATCGAGTTCATATCTGAGATTGAGAGGTCATGTGGAGCAGCGTTCAGGTATCGTATCCGATCTTCTGATGAGTCCTGGTCCCGGGACAAGGAATCGGGGAGTTGGATTTTCCCGTAGTCTCTATTCCAGATTGCCAGAAAGAGATCGATAACCCGGGAACCCACCATGTTCTCTCTGTGGGGTGGGGAACAATGCGACTCGGATTAGAACCGGAAAATATTTCCTCAATCCCCTCAACTAAACCATAATGGCAGATCTGGATCCCTTTTTCTTTACCATCAATACCTGGTCCTTCACCAAACACCGGGTCTGGAACCGGTGCCAGCGCCAGTATTATTTCGAGTACATTGCCCCGTACGTGAAAACGGCTCCGGTTGTCAGTCCCGAAAAAATCCGATGGCTCAAGAACTTCACCTCCAAATTCGTTGTCCAGGGCCAGCTCATTCACGACATCATCGACCAGCAGATCGAACTCCATTGCACGAACCGGCCGATGGACCTGGATTCGGCGCTGAAATCGTTCTCAAAGAAAGTATCACTCTACAAGGATATTGGCGGCGAGACCTTTACCGAGTACCATAATGGCGAGAAGATCCCATCGTCATTTTTTTCCTACATCGATACGAACGGGAAGACCTGCCTCCAGACATTCTTTGGAAAATGGCCGGGTTACAGGAAACGGGAATGCCTGCGGCACGAGCAGTTCGATCATTTTCATATCGGGGATGTCGGAATAACGGTCAAGGTGGATTTTGTCGGGAAGATGCCGGATGGCACGCTTGTCCTCACCGACTGGAAGACCGGCCGGGACGATGACGAGTACGAGACGGAACTCCAGATGGCGGCCTATGTGCTCTGGGCACAGGAATACTACCAGATGAGCCCGGACGAGATCAGCACCGAGCTTATATTTTTAAAAACCGGTGCAACGAAGCCCTACCGGTTCTATGAGGACCAGTTACACGATATGCTGGAGATGATCCCCCGAGAATATGCGGCAATGAACGCCTCGTACGAATACGGGGATTTCCCGGAAAACCCTTCGCAGCGGGAATGCCTGAGCTGCAAGTTTACGGAGGTTTGTCCGGCAGCAAAGGTTAGGTGAGAAGGAGATCCACAGGTCTTTTCCGTACGCCGGAATACATATTTGAATGCGGAGGGGGAATTGCCAGAAACAGGAAACAGCTGCCCACAACCAAAAATGGCGGGCTCCGGTTTTCATGGTGCCGGTGTGCGCCGACTGATTCTGCGGGTTTCTGCAGAGCCGGAAAAACAATTTTTCTTTCTATCACTATCTCTGTTATTGAAAAACCCCGGAAACCGTATAAAAAAAGTCCGGGTTCTTTCCCGCGTCCGGGTATCAGATAACTCTCATTAACGGATTTGCAGATTTATCCCTGCCATCCTTTGCCCGTTCGTGGTTCGGGTACAGCCGGACTGCCTCCTCATAGGCTGATTTTGCCTCCGGGTATTTCTGGAGTTTGTAATAAGCATCGCCGATATCCGCATAGATGTTTGCTTTTCCGAGACTTGTTTCGCGGGTATGTGCCAGTTGTCCCTGCCAGGCAGCTATCGCAGCTTCATATCTCCCGGTACTGGAGAGGAACCGGGCTTTGTCCTCCCACGCACCCTCATTCGCCGGATCAAGCAGCGTTGCCTGTTCATAGGACCGGATCGCCTCGTCTTCAAAGTTCAGCGCAGAGTAAGTCCCTGCATTAACGGTCTGGTTGTTTTGCCGGCTGAAATAGAGCGAGGAATAGGTATGTGCCCTAAACAGCCAGAGTTTCGGGTTATCCGGCACAGCGGCAATGCCGGATTCGATTGTGGTGATCTCGTCTTGGTACTGGTTGTTTAATCTGTAAGTCTGTGCAAGACCGTACCAGGCCTCCCCGTTGTCCGGATTGAGGGCGAGCGATTTCCGGTAAGATACCGCTGCATCCGTATAGTCAAAAGATTTGAGATAGATAGTCCCGAGTTCCTCCCAGGCAACACTGTTCTCCGGGTTGAGCCGGGTTGCATTTTTCAGGGCCTGCTCTGCAATGTCCTGGTACAGGGTATTTGCATTCCGCTGCAGGTACGACCCGTTCTGGTCCAGGATATAATATGCCGAACCTGCCATGTACCAGGCCATAGCATTCTCCGGGTTACGCGTAAGCTCATCGCGTGCAATAGCAGCAGTTATTAAGGATTTGGCATAGACCAGTTTCGGGTCAATGGCAAGAGCAGTTGTGAAAGCCTTCACCGCTTCCTGGTACCGGCCGAGACCGTCAAGGGCAACGCCCTCGTAAATATAGGGCAGGGCGCTTGACGGGGCGGCGGCCTGAGCCTTTTTGCTGGTATCCAGCGCTTCCGTGTATTGTTTCCGGACTATCAGGGCATGGGATTTCCCGAGCAGAGCCGACGCATTCGAAGGTTCGATTTCGAGTGCTTTTGTATAATAGCTGGTAGCCGAAGAATACGAGCCGATACCCTCGGCTCCATGAGCCTGCCTTAAGTACGATCCAACACTGTTGTCCGGAACAGGTCCGGAAATGTCAAAACATCCGGGAGTTACTGCCATGCCAATGATGAACAGGCAGGCAAGGAGCGAGAAGAGTTTTATTTCTGCCATGGTATTATTCCGGATTGGATATCGGCTGGTCGGATTATCAGTGTTTCTTTTTTGCCCGGCCGTTATGATTCTCTCAGGAAGATTGACAGTATTCCCTTAACCGGGCAAATTAATCCGGGATTATGCCTGGAATCTGGTGAGGATTGTTTCGGGTGTGGGGAATAGTTTGTGTCAATCGGAGTAATCCG belongs to Methanoregula sp. and includes:
- a CDS encoding PD-(D/E)XK nuclease family protein, with the translated sequence MADLDPFFFTINTWSFTKHRVWNRCQRQYYFEYIAPYVKTAPVVSPEKIRWLKNFTSKFVVQGQLIHDIIDQQIELHCTNRPMDLDSALKSFSKKVSLYKDIGGETFTEYHNGEKIPSSFFSYIDTNGKTCLQTFFGKWPGYRKRECLRHEQFDHFHIGDVGITVKVDFVGKMPDGTLVLTDWKTGRDDDEYETELQMAAYVLWAQEYYQMSPDEISTELIFLKTGATKPYRFYEDQLHDMLEMIPREYAAMNASYEYGDFPENPSQRECLSCKFTEVCPAAKVR
- a CDS encoding tetratricopeptide repeat protein, whose translation is MAEIKLFSLLACLFIIGMAVTPGCFDISGPVPDNSVGSYLRQAHGAEGIGSYSSATSYYTKALEIEPSNASALLGKSHALIVRKQYTEALDTSKKAQAAAPSSALPYIYEGVALDGLGRYQEAVKAFTTALAIDPKLVYAKSLITAAIARDELTRNPENAMAWYMAGSAYYILDQNGSYLQRNANTLYQDIAEQALKNATRLNPENSVAWEELGTIYLKSFDYTDAAVSYRKSLALNPDNGEAWYGLAQTYRLNNQYQDEITTIESGIAAVPDNPKLWLFRAHTYSSLYFSRQNNQTVNAGTYSALNFEDEAIRSYEQATLLDPANEGAWEDKARFLSSTGRYEAAIAAWQGQLAHTRETSLGKANIYADIGDAYYKLQKYPEAKSAYEEAVRLYPNHERAKDGRDKSANPLMRVI